A window of Ictalurus furcatus strain D&B chromosome 18, Billie_1.0, whole genome shotgun sequence contains these coding sequences:
- the LOC128622689 gene encoding vitelline membrane outer layer protein 1-like, translating to MYFVLTVILPLLMLSFGECASVNDTQSKIAAPYPSMITVLNGQRWGTWGTAVKCPSGTYATGFSLKVLTNQGIWDDTALNGIALQCSKPIGPTGYVGPYTTIRTAEGSWGTWTQNIWCPSGVLTSFQLRVESYQGVFRDDTAANNIRFTCTGGNVLEGSGMSWGSWGTWSSVCGGTGICGLQTKVEPPQGISDDTSLNDVVFYCC from the exons ATGTATTTTGTGCTTACTGTTATTTTGCCTCTGCTCATGCTTTCCTTCGGGGAGTGTGCAAGTGTCAACGACACACAAAGCAAAATTGCCGCCCCGTATCCCAGTATGATTACCGTGTTGAATGGACAGAGATGGGGAACATGGGGAACTGCAGTGAAGTGTCCTTCAGGCACATACGCTACGGGCTTTAGCCTCAAG GTTCTGACAAATCAGGGGATTTGGGATGACACAGCCCTAAATGGAATTGCCCTTCAGTGCTCTAAACCGATCGGGCCTACTGGTTATGTCGGGCCCTATACAACCATCAGGACTGCTGAAGGAAG TTGGGGAACCTGGACACAGAACATCTGGTGCCCCAGTGGAGTACTCACATCTTTCCAGCTGCGAGTGGAGAGTTATCAGGGAGTGTTTCGAGATGACACCGCTGCTAACAACATCAG GTTCACGTGCACCGGAGGCAATGTGTTGGAAGGCAGTGGAATGAGCTGGGGTAGCTGGGGTACCTGGAGCTCAGTTTGTGGTGGAACTGGGATTTGTGGGCTCCAAACGAAAGTGGAGCCACCTCAGGGCATATCGGATGATACATCTCTCAACGATGTCGTCTTCTATTGCTGCTAA